From the genome of Parasteatoda tepidariorum isolate YZ-2023 chromosome X1, CAS_Ptep_4.0, whole genome shotgun sequence, one region includes:
- the LOC107448372 gene encoding ankyrin repeat and MYND domain-containing protein 2 — translation MAESSQENGSKQLEKELFKYTLECNYEQAKYLITVENVHVDCVDEDGTTPLQQAAYKGDYKLCKLFLDCGANVNATTHVSRYSALTFASLSGNIDVVNLLLEHGASTTSVNSINKTASQMAAFVGNHHIVSIINNYLPIEEIEYFTKIHGLEKEPKLPAVLSQPVHKLVVITNINPVKIAMFIQATPVILDNSIKVARVLNILSEKMFKDQCNELLSLKYHHLAFVLNACEKFYLEQKSKCSETTEKFGKDVLTPLIKRWICGDKNGFPIGLEKFLRQDVREYPYLECTLFQQLVRTLATGNIGEEPSAISIINEAVTGQRGFNITTSCVTCSDPNAEKKCSACKSVQYCDKTCQKLHWFTHKNFCAELKKTYEEEKLKEVEEGVENNSEAKEL, via the coding sequence ATGGCTGAGTCATCTCAAGAGAACGGTAGCAAACAGTTGGAAAAGGAACTGTTCAAGTACACTTTGGAGTGTAATTATGAACAAGCCAAATATCTTATAACTGTTGAAAATGTACATGTAGATTGTGTAGACGAAGATGGTACTACTCCTCTACAACAAGCTGCTTACAAAGGTGActataaattatgtaaacttTTTCTTGATTGTGGGGCTAATGTCAATGCAACTACTCACGTATCAAGATATAGTGCTCTTACATTTGCAAGCTTATCTGGGAATATTGATGTTGTTAACCTACTCTTAGAACATGGGGCTTCAACAACATCTGTCAATTCTATCAACAAAACTGCTTCTCAAATGGCTGCATTTGTAGGTAATCATCATATTGTAAGCATAATCAACAATTATTTGCCCATTGAAGAAATCGAATACTTCACGAAAATTCATGGTTTAGAAAAAGAACCTAAGCTCCCTGCAGTGCTTAGCCAACCAGTTCACAAACTTGTTGTTATAACTAACATTAATCCAGTGAAAATAGCAATGTTTATTCAAGCTACTCCTGTTATTCTTGATAATTCTATAAAAGTTGCTCGTGTTTTGAATATATTGTCagagaaaatgtttaaagatcAATGTAACGAGCTTTTGTCCTTGAAATATCATCATTTGGCTTTCGTGTTAAATGCTTGTGAAAAGTTTTACTTGGAGCAAAAATCCAAGTGTTCAGaaacaacagaaaaatttgGGAAGGATGTCTTAACTCCACTTATCAAGCGGTGGATTTGTGGAGATAAAAATGGTTTTCCTATTGGCTTAGAAAAATTTCTCCGCCAAGATGTTCGTGAATACCCTTACCTCGAATGTACTTTGTTTCAACAATTAGTTCGCACTCTTGCTACTGGGAATATAGGTGAAGAACCCAGTGCTATATCAATTATTAATGAAGCTGTAACTGGTCAGAGAGGTTTTAACATTACTACATCATGTGTTACTTGTAGTGATCCTAATGCTGAAAAGAAATGTTCTGCGTGTAAATCTGTGCAATATTGTGATAAAACTTGCCAAAAGCTACATTGGTTCacacataaaaatttctgtgctgaactaaaaaaaacatatgaagaGGAAAAGCTGAAAGAAGTGGAAGAAGGGGTGGAGAATAATTCTGAAGCTAAagagttataa